AGATCGTGCTCGCCCTGGCCGCCATGGCCCAAGCCAGCCCCATCTACCTGGCAGATACCCCCGAGGTCGCCGCTGCCAAGGCTGCTCACTTCGCCGAGGTCGCTAAGGCTGCCGTGGCTGTCGGAGCTCCTGCTTACTACCCTTACCTAGGCTACAGCTCGTACGGCATCCCCGCTATCACCCCTGAGGGATTTGTCGCTGACACCCCCGAGGTCGCTGCCGCCAAGGCCGCTCACTTCGCGGAAAAGGCTAAGGCTGCTGCCGCCGCCGCCGCTCCCGTAGCCCCCATTGTCAGTGCCGCCCCGTACTACGCCTACCCCTACGCGTACCCCCTCCCCACTGGTGGTTACACCGGACCCCTCGCTATCCCCGTTGTGACACCTGAGGGATACCTGGCTGACACCCCCGAAGTTGCCGCTGCCAAGGTTGCTCACTTCGCCGAGATGGCCAAGGCGCAAGCTCAAGCTTAGGCACTGACTGATCCTCAATCCTGCTAAATTCCCGGTCCTGGATAGAGCCAGAGCTGCTGAGACCCCAGTTGGGCTTTTCCTTCGTAGCtaaatctgtaattttatttaagcaaCTGGAAACTGCCATAAAaccttttgtaaaaattttattcaataaaaattgtttttgtttccaatactttattttactaaaataccgTTATAACATACTTTACACGCTATGGTAAAAGtacaataatgattatttttaagtgCATGGTTTCCTACACACGATGAAGGTGCCGCCATATTACCAGCCATTATGAAATGTGCTATTACAAAAActaaagtatatttttctcaaatagttctgatagttaaaattaatatttaataagaatttaataagtCAGTgtcaattttgtatattatattgcatattatGAGTTATTGTTTTCTATAGAATTTATGACAAGTATGTATAAAAAGTTGCGTTAGTAAAAAGTAGATATATAAACATGCTATTTCGAGAAGTGATTTTAGTATCATGAAGCCAGTAAACAActtgagatattttaattaaattgttttataagttctttattttttacataagtatTTGTTATGTTTGATACTTTGGTAAATACTcacattttggttttaaaaccttTGAAACTTCAGTGATAACTGGTATATGCATCTTCTCCTAAAGGTTCTTTGTTATAACAATTACCATTTCTTCAATCTGTAATGCAGGATAAAAACTCAAATTACTGAGTAAAAGTTAACCATTCCCGCACCTAGTCCACATAATCTTCATGTGTCCTTCTAGAACACATCGTCAAGTCTAAATGTTCaccaaacaaaactaaaatataaatacacacactTTCCTGTGAAATAGGAAAACTGAAACCATCTAGTCAGTTACATCAAATTTACATAAGTCAATAATGTAAATTAGACTGAGGTGTGCTTTCTGCTACTTCCTCGCGTCCTGGCGTTTTGCCGAATACTTGATGAGAATGCATTCCTTGGCCTAGTAAATCTCTGGAGCAGAACATGCTGATTAAGACACTGTATCTTACCTAGTTCTTAGATATTGAAATTCAAATGACTACAACTGTATCGGTTGTATAATTAAGATAGTCGTTTGCGCctgaatatatttttgaaatattgcttGTATAAATTTCACTATCCAAggattaaaaaatacaaaacggtaaaactaaaatgtttaggaaaaaaattatttctaagatCACATTCAGACCActagaacaattttttattacttttaacttttaaaaacttgaaaaagtaaaaagaactttaaaaggaatgaagtattttatataaagtaaaaacattgaaaaactatTCCTTACAAGTTTATTTGTGCTTCAGTTTGGGCTCACGTAGTGAATTAATTTGTGAGGACTCGATTTTGAACTCAGAAACTTGTCATTATCACCACATCGATTGCCTGTATGAAAGTAGTTATTATTGCAAGAAagtttaaacatagttttaatttaattttatatttataaatgacctttATTCGGGTCATTTTAAAGGATTAATAAAAGGCTTTGCGGATGGTAAAACGCTATAGTATGAGTGTCCCTCTCAAAAGTGACATAGATGATGACATTAACTTATTTTCATTATGGATTGCTCGTAATATGTTGTTTGTAAACTCTTAAACGTTTAGTCTTACGTAATAAATGTATTCTTATCAAACTGTTCCAGTTTTAACCcgccaataaaatttaaaattttaataatgtaatagatCTCCCTGTCAATTACAAATGA
The Homalodisca vitripennis isolate AUS2020 chromosome 4, UT_GWSS_2.1, whole genome shotgun sequence DNA segment above includes these coding regions:
- the LOC124359689 gene encoding cuticle protein 2-like; its protein translation is MKCLIVLALAAMAQASPIYLADTPEVAAAKAAHFAEVAKAAVAVGAPAYYPYLGYSSYGIPAITPEGFVADTPEVAAAKAAHFAEKAKAAAAAAAPVAPIVSAAPYYAYPYAYPLPTGGYTGPLAIPVVTPEGYLADTPEVAAAKVAHFAEMAKAQAQA